One Streptosporangium becharense genomic window, GGCGGAGCCTGTCCTCGGAGTCGCTGCCCGGCTGGGTGCCGTAGGCGACCAGGGTGAGGTCGTCGGCGGCCAGGGTGAGGGATTCGTAGGTGAGGTGGAGGTCGCCGACGACCGGGTGGTGGAACGGTTTGGCACCGAGGTGGTGCTGGCGCACGTCGTGGCGGGCCCAGCGGGTGCGAAAGTCCTCGCTGCGCGTGGACAGCTCGCCGACCAGGTCGGTGAGGTCCTTGTCGTAGGGGTCGCGGCCCGCCTGGGCGTGCAGGAGGGCGACGGTGTCGTCGGCGGCGCGGTCCCAGTCGCCCCAGAACAGGCGGGAGCGGGGGTCGAGGAAGATGAACCGGGCGTGGTTGGGGACAGCGCCGCGGGCGGCGTCGATCATGGGCGCGTACAGGGCCCGGCCGAGGGCGTTGGTGGCCAGCACGTCGCCGCGGCCGTTCATGACGAACGCGGGAGCGCCGGTCATGGAGGCCAGGAGCCGCTGCACGCCGGCCCGCACGGCGCGGGCGGCGGGGCGGCGCCGGCGGCGGGAGCCGGGCCCGGCGGCGCGCGCCAGGTCCTCCAGGTGGGTGCGTTCGGCGTCG contains:
- a CDS encoding helix-turn-helix transcriptional regulator, producing MDHRSQIREFLTSRRARISPQQAGLPSYGTRRVPGLRRAEVAQLAGVSVEYYSRLERGDLSGVSEHVLDALARALRLDDAERTHLEDLARAAGPGSRRRRRPAARAVRAGVQRLLASMTGAPAFVMNGRGDVLATNALGRALYAPMIDAARGAVPNHARFIFLDPRSRLFWGDWDRAADDTVALLHAQAGRDPYDKDLTDLVGELSTRSEDFRTRWARHDVRQHHLGAKPFHHPVVGDLHLTYESLTLAADDLTLVAYGTQPGSDSEDRLRLLASWAASSHSGDDRAREAAPEPPKRLA